Sequence from the Campylobacter sp. MIT 12-8780 genome:
TAGCTTGTTTATAAGGCATTCGCATAAAAGGGGTTTGTATATCTTTACCGCAAGCTTTAAATATATCTTTTAAGAAAGTTTCAGCTACCTTTATAACTTCATCTTCTCCACCAAAACTTAACTCAACATCAATTTGAGTAAATTCAGGCTGTCTGTCAGCTCTTAAGTCCTCATCTCTAAAGCATTTAGCGATTTGAAAATAGCGATCAAAACCAGCACACATTAAAAGCTGTTTAAAAAGCTGTGGGCTTTGAGGTAGGGCATAGAATTCGCCCTGATGCACGCGAGAAGGCACAAGATAGTCCCTTGCTCCTTCTGGGGTAGCCTTTGTTAAAATAGGCGTTTCAACCTCTAAAAATCCCATATTGGCTAAGGAATTTCTAGCCGCTATACAAGCTTTTGAGCGAAGGGCGAAATTTTCAAAAAGCTTAGGGCTTCTTAAGTCTAAAAAGCGATATTTTAGTCTCAACTCCTCATTTACGCTTTCATCACCTATAGCAAAAGGCGTGGTGAGGCTTTCATTTTCAATGATAAGCTCATCAACTACAACTTCTATTTCTCCGGTTTTGAGTTTAGGATTTGCTAAGCCTTCGCCTCTTGGGCGGATTTTTCCTTTGGCGATAAGGACAAATTCATTTCTTATTTTTGAGGCTATTTCATGGGCTTTTTGGCTATCATTTGGATCGCAAACCAGTTGGATAAGCCCACTTCTATCACGCAAATCGATGAAAATGACCCCACCATGATCGCGGTAGTTGTTTGCCCAGCCACACAATCTTACTTCTTGTCCTACATTATTTATATCTAAATCTGTATTATAATGAGTTCGCAAATTTTTCCTTTTTGATGAAAATATTTGCAAGATTATAATAAATTTAGCCTTTTATTTTGCTAAGTTTTGTTATAATTTTTTATGCAAAATGAACTAGATTATAAAAACATACGAAAAATAGGGCTTGTCTCAAGGCATAACACACAACTTGATGATGAAATTTCTTTTCTTGCAAGACTTTTAAAGGCAAGAGCTATAGAGCTTTTTTTAAGCGATGAAAGTTCTTGCTCGCTTGATTTAAAAAGACTTGATTTTGATACACTTTGCAAAGAATGCGATCTTATCATCTCTTTGGGTGGTGATGGCACACTTATATCTTTGTGTCGCAGGCTTTGGAGGTATGATAAAGCAGTTTTAGGGATCAATGCTGGCAATCTTGGCTTTTTAACGGATTTTAAAGTAAGCGAGGCTGAGGATTTTTTTGAGGATTTTTTTCGGGGCGAATTTATGCTTGAAAAACCTTTTTTACTCGAGATAAATCTTGAAAAAAAAGACGGCACAAAGCTTAATAAAATCGCTTTTAATGACGCTGTTTTTCGTCAAAGCAATTCCTTTTCAATGACGCATATTAAAGTTTTAGAAAAAGGCAAGGTGTTTAATGAATACAACGGAGATGGACTTATCATCGCTACTCCAGCTGGCTCAACAGCGTATAATCTAAGCGCAAATGGTCCTATAGTCTATGCTTTGGCTGAAGTTTTTTTACTCACTCCCATTTGCTCTCATTCACTTACCCAACGCCCTATCGTTTTGCCAAGGTGCTTTAAGCTTGAAGTGCAGGCGAGTGATTGTGTGCTTTGCATAGATGGACAAGAGAATTTCTTACTCAAAGACTATAAAAACGTGCAGCTTGGCTTAAGTGATAAAAGCGTTCGCTTGATACACAGAAAAAATAGAAATTATTTTCAAGTTTTAAAAGAAAAACTTCGTTGGGGAGAATAAAACAAAAGATTTTATTTATTTGTTATCATAAAATTTATAAAGTCAAAATTTCACACACTAAGACAAACAATGCCACAAAAGAATTCAGACAAAACAACTAAAAAGCAAGTCATAAACCTACTCGTAAGCTTTATTATATGGGGATTTTTGCTTTTTTATACACTCATATCATCAGAGGGTAAGGTCCATGTTGCTTTTTCTCATTTTATTATCCTTTGCTTTTGGCTACACAATGGGCTTTATCCACTTATAAATTTTAAAGCATTTGTTCTTTTTATACTGGGTTTAATTTTGGCTTTTGTTAGTCCTATTTATCTTTTTAAAGTTGATTATCGTATTATTCTTTTATCGTATTTTTTAAGCGTTT
This genomic interval carries:
- a CDS encoding NAD(+) kinase, with the protein product MQNELDYKNIRKIGLVSRHNTQLDDEISFLARLLKARAIELFLSDESSCSLDLKRLDFDTLCKECDLIISLGGDGTLISLCRRLWRYDKAVLGINAGNLGFLTDFKVSEAEDFFEDFFRGEFMLEKPFLLEINLEKKDGTKLNKIAFNDAVFRQSNSFSMTHIKVLEKGKVFNEYNGDGLIIATPAGSTAYNLSANGPIVYALAEVFLLTPICSHSLTQRPIVLPRCFKLEVQASDCVLCIDGQENFLLKDYKNVQLGLSDKSVRLIHRKNRNYFQVLKEKLRWGE